From the genome of Triticum aestivum cultivar Chinese Spring chromosome 3B, IWGSC CS RefSeq v2.1, whole genome shotgun sequence, one region includes:
- the LOC123072564 gene encoding UPF0481 protein At3g47200-like, with amino-acid sequence MDQKDQSTDSDSCVLEMHQLAHELEDKLATLNSSKAQGGDGCRPCSIVVGKVRDLTRNVDSSEYDPDHVAIGPYNYPRPQSNNPHLAMEHDKLASLDMVLSAAKAARPAMTVDVYVKELACLERDTRNCYANTFEDMTSEQFVRMLLLDACYILSRLVGLRSHHLDLDDVGTAEAAVSSANRAEALAVVRDVFYLAENQIPFFVLEKIGELTTLDGKDRVLTEISDYALDLMRRQMYAMAAPAMVLPEQAAPGNLLHLLHMHLKPLSVSPAVPFCTADPMSVRRWRSATEYNFVGVKFKARAMGEKGLIRCILDVKLDGSGGTLEVPCLDIDSETWRLLRNLIELEQRNRETVGSHVTAYCVFISQVACTTKDVELLSKRGVIVHGHGNNEEVAKCFADLCKGIQFDPDDPNCNYLRETCKKLEKRFQSYPRRWIAWLKQRYLRNPWLAVGLLAAVIGLVLAVIQTVYSVLCYYKQQ; translated from the exons ATGGATCAAAAAG ACCAATCTACGGATTCGGATTCCTGCGTCCTGGAGATGCATCAGCTGGCCCATGAGCTGGAAGATAAGCTGGCCACCCTGAACTCATCCAAGGCGCAGGGCGGCGATGGTTGCCGTCCTTGCTCCATCGTCGTCGGAAAGGTCCGCGACCTCACGCGCAACGTCGACAGCAGCGAGTATGATCCTGACCACGTCGCCATCGGCCCGTACAACTACCCTCGGCCCCAGAGCAACAACCCACACCTCGCCATGGAGCATGACAAGCTGGCAAGCCTCGACATGGTGCTCTCGGCGGCGAAGGCAGCAAGACCGGCCATGACGGTGGATGTCTATGTCAAGGAGCTGGCATGCCTGGAGCGTGACACCAGGAACTGCTACGCCAACACATTTGAGGACATGACGAGCGAGCAATTCGTGCGCATGCTGCTCCTCGACGCCTGTTACATACTGTCCCGCCTTGTCGGCCTCAGATCACATCATCTAGATCTAGATGATGTGGGGACTGCGGAGGCCGCCGTCTCGTCAGCAAACAGGGCGGAGGCGCTAGCGGTGGTCCGCGACGTGTTCTATCTCGCGGAGAACCAGATACCGTTCTTCGTCCTTGAGAAGATCGGGGAGCTGACCACTTTGGACGGTAAGGATCGTGTGCTTACAGAGATCTCGGATTATGCCCTTGATCTCATGAGGAGACAAATGTACGCCATGGCCGCGCCGGCCATGGTGCTGCCAGAGCAGGCGGCACCCGGTAATCTTCTCCATCTTCTTCATATGCACTTGAAGCCACTCTCTGTCTCGCCTGCCGTGCCGTTTTGCACCGCTGATCCCATGTCTGTGCGCCGGTGGCGCTCGGCGACCGAGTACAACTTCGTGGGAGTGAAGTTCAAGGCTCGGGCCATGGGCGAGAAGGGTCTCATCCGCTGCATCCTCGACGTCAAGTTGGACGGCAGTGGCGGCACTCTGGAGGTCCCCTGCCTGGACATCGACTCCGAGACATGGCGGTTATTACGTAACTTGATAGAGCTGGAGCAACGTAACCGGGAGACGGTGGGGAGCCACGTCACGGCATACTGCGTGTTCATATCCCAGGTGGCCTGCACCACGAAGGACGTGGAGCTCCTGTCGAAGAGAGGCGTCATCGTGCATGGCCATGGGAACAATGAAGAGGTGGCCAAATGCTTCGCCGACCTTTGCAAGGGGATCCAGTTCGACCCGGATGACCCCAACTGCAACTACCTTCGGGAGACATGCAAGAAGCTTGAGAAGCGGTTCCAGAGCTACCCGCGGAGGTGGATTGCGTGGCTAAAGCAGAGGTACTTGAGGAACCCCTGGCTAGCCGTTGGCCTCCTGGCAGCTGTTATTGGCTTAGTTCTTGCAGTCATCCAAACTGTCTACTCTGTTTTGTGTTACTACAAACAACAATGA